The following proteins are co-located in the Eublepharis macularius isolate TG4126 chromosome 5, MPM_Emac_v1.0, whole genome shotgun sequence genome:
- the LOC129330012 gene encoding hippocampus abundant transcript 1 protein-like isoform X2 produces the protein MDVFSFPGNICPSSKEFRTVYKSVSTANCVSGQRWYFAVISMSGVFAVTFSVIFAYVADITQEHERSTAYGLVSATFAASLVTSPAIGAYLSRDYSDTLVVALASGVALLDIGFILLAVPESLPEEMRPVSWGAPISWEQADPFASLRKVGQDSTILLICITVFLSYLPEAGQYSSFFLYLRQVISFSSETVAAFIGVVGILSILAQTVVLGILMRSIGNKNTILLGLGFQILQLAWYGFGSQPWMMWAAGAVAAMSSITFPAISALVSRNADPDQQGVVQGMITGIRGLCNGLGPALYGFVFYLFHVELNEMAGVESLDKASKVNMANPTDERGIIPGPPFLFGACSVLLSLLVALFIPEHSLALRSGSHKKHSIGAQAHIHGPQGAGSDSKEPLLEDSSI, from the exons ATG GATGTCTTCAGTTTTCCTGGCAacatctgcccttcctccaaggagttcaggacagTCTACAAGAGTGTTTCCACTGCTAATTGTGTGTCTGGGCAAAG GTGGTATTTTGCTGTTATCTCCATGTCTGGAGTGTTTGCTGTTACCTTCTCTGTGATTTTTGCCTACGTTGCTGACATTACACAAGAACATGAGCGCAGTACTGCTTATGGCTTG GTGTCGGCCACATTTGCTGCCAGCTTGGTGACGAGTCCAGCCATCGGTGCCTACCTGTCCCGTGATTACAGCGACACCCTAGTCGTGGCACTGGCTTCAGGGGTTGCTCTGCTGGACATTGGCTTCATCCTGCTGGCGGTGCCAGAATCCCTGCCGGAGGAGATGCGCCCTGTATCCTGGGGAGCACCCATCTCTTGGGAACAAGCAGACCCCTTTGCT TCTCTCCGCAAAGTAGGCCAAGACTCCACCATACTCTTGATCTGCATCACAGTCTTTCTCTCCTACCTTCCTGAAGCTGGCCAGTATTCTAGCTTTTTCCTCTACCTACGCCAG GTCATCAGCTTTTCCTCTGAAACGGTGGCAGCCTTCATTGGGGTGGTTGGAATCCTTTCCATACTGGCTCAG ACTGTTGTCCTTGGGATTCTCATGAGGTCCATAGGGAACAAAAACACCATCCTCCTGGGCTTAGGCTTTCAAATCCTGCAGCTTGCTTGGTATGGCTTTGGATCACAGCCTTG GATGATGTGGGCGGCTGGGGCTGTGGCTGCCATGTCGAGCATCACTTTTCCTGCCATTAGTGCCTTGGTGTCCAGGAATGCAGACCCCGACCAGCAAG GTGTGGTTCAAGGGATGATCACAGGAATCCGCGGCTTGTGTAATGGGCTGGGTCCGGCCCTCTACGGCTTCGTTTTCTACCTTTTCCATGTGGAGCTGAATGAAATGGCTGGGGTGGAGTCCCTGGACAAAGCCTCAAAGGTCAACATGGCCAACCCAACCGATGAG AGGGGCATCATCCCTGGGCCCCCTTTCCTCTTCGGAGCATGCTCAGTCCTGCTCTCCCTCCTAGTGGCCTTGTTCATTCCCGAACACAGCCTTGCCCTGAGGTCGGGCAGCCACAAGAAACACAGCATCGGGGCCCAGGCCCACATTCACGGCCCCCAGGGGGCGGGCTCGGACAGCAAAGAGCCTCTGCTGGAGGATAGCAGCATATGA